One Miscanthus floridulus cultivar M001 chromosome 11, ASM1932011v1, whole genome shotgun sequence DNA window includes the following coding sequences:
- the LOC136494562 gene encoding uncharacterized protein — protein sequence MIHHGLRNLLPSINHPSQACASISNTFPRNTRATIELNARAIRGYEEAAARRNARSKKLRLAMADTPSTSPKAAAAAEPGSTSTPLLRRRGSYARSMSHARDELSSFRSGLRWMCVDHSDAAASPAVSWLVFAALGVAVPAAAHAATPRRAYDTQVQVSLTLSAALAYATLYSLVRRRGLRRLLYLDRLRHDSQDVRAGYIVQLAGSFRLLACFVLPCFLADAAYKVFWYCANAPFPLWWSAAACALEMASWMYRTAMFFMACVLFRTICYLQILRMTGFARDFGQCADVAAVLRQHRRIRVQLQRISHRYRRFILYSLILVTASQFTALLAATRPHAQVNFVTAGELALCSVSLVTGLLVCLHSAAKITHKTQAITSVAAAWHADATINSLDRDQENPRTPSKACLQQHAPTSPFPMANASSGEESDDDEWRSEDSVDTSRFTSFHATNVSFQKRQALVTYLENNRAGITVFGFVVDRTWLHALFMIEFSLVMWLLGKTIGIS from the exons ATGATTCATCATGGCTTACGAAATCTGTTGCCCTCCATAAATCATCCATCACAGGCATGCGCTAGCATTAGCAATACCTTCCCCCGAAACACCAGGGCGACCATCGAATTAAACGCGAGAGCCATTCGAGGATACGAGGAGGCTGCGGCAAGAAGGAACGCGAGGTCCAAGAAACTGCGGCTAGCGATGGCGGACACGCCGTCGACGTCGCCGAAGGCGGCCGCCGCTGCGGAACCGGGGTCCACGTCGACaccgctgctgcggcggcggggcTCGTACGCGCGGTCCATGTCGCACGCGCGCGACGAGCTCAGCAGCTTCCGCTCCGGCCTGCGGTGGATGTGCGTCGACCACTCGGACGCCGCCGCCAGCCCCGCGGTCTCCTGGCTCGTCTTCGCCGCGCTCGGCGTGGCCGTACCGGCCGCCGCGCACGCGGCCACGCCGCGGCGCGCCTACGACACGCAGGTGCAGGTGTCGCTCACGCTCTCCGCCGCGCTCGCCTACGCCACCCTCTACTCCCTCGTCCGGCGCCGAGGCTTGCGCCGGCTGCTCTACCTGGACCGCCTCCGCCACGACTCCCAGGACGTCCGCGCCGGGTACATCGTCCAGCTCGCCGGGTCCTTCCGCCTCCTCGCCTGCTTTGTGCTCCCCTGCTTCCTGGCCGACGCCGCGTACAAGGTCTTCTGGTACTGCGCCAACGCCCCCTTCCCGCTCTGGTGGTCGGCCGCGGCGTGCGCGCTGGAGATGGCGTCGTGGATGTACCGCACCGCCATGTTCTTCATGGCGTGCGTGCTGTTCCGCACCATCTGCTACCTGCAGATCCTTCGCATGACGGGGTTCGCTCGGGACTTCGGCCAGTGCGCCGACGTCGCCGCCGTGCTGAGGCAGCACCGACGCATACGCGTCCAGCTGCAGCGGATCAGCCACCGCTACCGAAGGTTCATACTCTACTCCCTCATCCTCGTCACCGCCAGCCAGTTCACTGCGCTTCTCGCCGCCACCAGACCCCACGCGCAAGTCAACTtcgtcaccgccggcgagctcgcG CTCTGCTCCGTGAGCCTCGTCACGGGCCTGCTCGTCTGCCTCCACAGCGCGGCCAAGATCACGCACAAGACGCAGGCGATCACCAGCGTCGCCGCGGCGTGGCACGCCGACGCCACCATCAACAGCCTGGACCGTGACCAGGAGAACCCCAGGACGCCCAGCAAGGCGTGCCTGCAGCAGCACGCGCCCACGAGCCCCTTCCCGATGGCGAACGCGTCGTCCGGCGAAGAGTCCGATGACGACGAGTGGCGGAGCGAGGACAGCGTGGACACCTCAAGGTTCACGTCTTTCCACGCCACCAACGTCTCCTTCCAGAAGAGGCAGGCGCTAG TGACGTACTTGGAGAACAACCGGGCGGGGATCACGGTGTTCGGTTTCGTCGTCGACCGGACATGGCTGCACGCGCTGTTTATGATCGAGTTCTCGCTGGTAATGTGGCTGCTAGGGAAGACGATCGGCATATCTTGA
- the LOC136491918 gene encoding 5-formyltetrahydrofolate cyclo-ligase, mitochondrial-like — translation MTGSGHSANPALGKGRVGTLKRVRPGTVQATQRAPAPASHSPCAAPASHRAPPTPRAARRSPSPRPSRMEASASAEGGGGSAATRSSPAAVHATNDDAAASEDLAIQTTILDSAWFKASKRLCAYISYQQLREVDTSKILEGCLSSNPGQEELAKDLYVPRVEDKNSNMWMLKITTMDDLVKNSMNILEPSPVDATGNDREDVLSSSSPVDLLLLPGMSSIIYFINAPSHELG, via the exons ATGAccggatcggggcactcggcaaatccggcgctcggcaaagggcggGTGGGGACACTTAAGCGAGTTCGCCCGGGCACGGTCCAAGCCACACAGAGAGCCCCCGCGCCCGCCAGCCACTCCCCGTGCGCCGCGCCCGCCAGCCACCGGGCCCCGCCGACGCCGCGCGCCGCCCGCCGCAGCCCCTCCCCGCGCCCCAGCCGGATGGAGGCGTCAGCTTCGGCAGAAGGTGGGGGAGGCAGCGCCGCCACGCGGAGCAGCCCGGCGGCCGTGCACGCCACCAACGACGACGCCGCGGCCAGCGAAG ATCTGGCTATTCAAACTACAATCTTAGATTCCGCTTGGTTCAAAGCAAGCAAACGGTTGTGTGCTTATATAAGCTATCAGCAGTTGCGAGAAGTCGATACATCAAAAATACTAGAAGGGTGTCTATCATCGAATCCTG GACAAGAGGAACTGGCAAAGGATCTTTATGTTCCTCGAGTGGAGGATAAGAACAGTAATATGTGGATGCTCAAAATCACCACCATGGATGATTTAGTTAAGAATTCAATGAACATTCTGGAACCATCACCTGTGGATGCTACCGGGAATGATCGTGAAGATG TATTGTCATCATCTTCCCCTGTTGATCTTTTGTTATTGCCTGGTATGTCCTCTATCATTTACTTCATAAATGCTCCGTCACATGAACTGGGGTAG